In Phaseolus vulgaris cultivar G19833 chromosome 3, P. vulgaris v2.0, whole genome shotgun sequence, the sequence tgttttgttttacatttagcgaatattgtacttgataattcaattgttctttgtgggatcaatatccttccttagggacaaattattacttttgacaacgcggtgcacttgccgtaaaaagtcattaGTCTCGCTTAAGCGCAATATTACCTGCTTAAGCGAGCTTTACGAGAAAAACCCAACTTTATTGGAGTgaactcgcttaagcgagtCTTGAGCCAGTTTTCAATACTCCACTTTGTCTTTTCTTCTTGTCTTCAATTTGTCCATTCTCTTTTAGCCCTTTTATGTCCATTTTCCCCTAGAATCCtcaaattaacacaaatttgagaataaatcgtTGACATtcatcttataaaaaaaatatgtaaaaaggttcaaattcctaaattaggggttgaattataaatattttctcaATTTAAGTCCATAAGTGTTTAtgtttttgtatgaaatattattgaattatgGCACTTATCATGGAccttgtgttgtaccttgtTTTGTGTTGTACCTTGTTCTGTGTTGTGTCCTTTTTATGAGTGCTTGGTAGGGAATACTTAGGATACTATTGTTGCCCCAATGGTTGTAGTATTAAGCACATACATCAATACTAAAAggaaatatttcatattttactGACAATCTAGTCACATAAATAAGACATCATCTAGTGAGAAGTTAAAGGAGATTCTTGTATCAGTGCTTTCTATAGTAGATACAAGGAATCACCTAGACATAAGAAACTCATATTGATTTCTCCTAATGGTCTTTCTAATGAGTCAAGTATTAATCTTTGTAGTGATATACTTCATATGAATTTCTTGGGAGGCGTTGAATATGAAAAATTGCCATATTCCATTTATTCAGTTGAGGATTCCTATATTCCTAAATAAAGATGCTTCATTTGTAATTATTGTTGTGCTCTAATGAGAGTGTATGTGTGTATCTTGTTTAAAAATGGTTAATTTCccttagtttatatatatatatgaactaCTATAGTTGTACATAGGAGGAGAGCATGTGTCAATAGAGGATTTGGTTTTCACTTTCTTCCTATAAGTATTttgatatgtattatatttacatagttttgtagattttttaattttaatggtTGTAAAATATGTTAGTTGATGTATGTGTTATATACGtaactaatataaataaattaaatggtTGACGCATTTATACAATGATAATCCATTACCACATCTCTAATTCAATATTCAAGTTAAAGTAGATATAAAACTATCTTTTCTTTACTTTGAGGTAACATGtttatttggaaaaaaattCTTTTGTATCTTCCAGAAGTCAATTGTGttccacaaatttaaaattttacatccacaaatttaaaattttacattagTAGCATCctcttttaattaaataataatttgataGTGTGTGCCTTCATTCTGAATTGATTTCTTGAATTGTTGATAGATAGGGTGAAAGCTAGATGGAAGAAATGGAACAAGGATGGCTCCAATGGAGCTAtggattccttgaaggtgcatgaggaggAGGGAGAGTAATTAGTTGGGaggtgaaggagaagaccaAAGGCTAACCTAGAGAGGTTTAGACAAAAGAGTGCAAGAGCTAGCAACTTGGCATCATAAcactcataaaattgatcttcTTAATTCATGAgtcaagcacctcaatttataggagaaacgactgaacattttggagccaaaatttgaaaattgaaaCTAAAACTCTCTAATGAGAAGGTGTCATGTGGACTCATGttttccatgtttagctcacaccttTCATGCTAATTCCTCTCCGGTCTTAGGTTCCatgtggacgtccatgtgctccatgcaAGGGTAATTTTCGTCCTCTAATGTACCCTATACGTTTTATGGTTGCACTGGGCTCAAAGAAGTTcaattgttaccctaactagtTACTTTCAACCCTAactaaacttatttttttattggtcCAAATACAAGTCCATAAACCTAtgctacttggcccaaatatttggtccaattattttatgctactaggtCCAATACGTGGCCCATGAAATCttaaacaatttatacaatttatttaagctaaagtttggcccaaaaataatgttgactagtcagctgaaactcagtcttcttgtgttcttcaGATCAAAGCTCTAGTTTATATTTTCATGagttggaggtcttcttggatatgtttgtacattctTTTACCCTAGAGTTATCCTCTTGATTGagcctacaaaaataaacaaaagcccaattagacacatatttgaaaataaatttataaaccacctttaggtcttcatcctccttattatgtggttgtgtgtggtcgGGAGTTCTCTCAGCATAACTTATCAAATCAATATTATGATCAATTTATCTTAATTCACTTCTTTGGTGATAATATTATGAAACATATAACTTAAAATTTCAgagaaagtttaaaaaaatgaaattttggagaaataattttttaataaaaaaacatttataatatatttatataatttttattctttatttatttaaaaataaataaaccacTTTCATGCAATActgtattattaaaaataatatatatatatatatatataaagggagATAGGtgtttattttatgtaataatAGAATAGGACCAAGTTTTTACCATTTTATTTTTCCTAGGTGggtattaaaataaatagtacTACAAATTAACAATCTTACCTCTTTACcttttgtttaaaataatttatttaattttatgatatattttaatgtaaataTTAACTTGCCTTGTCTTCCTCCAAGATTGGTTCAAGTTATAAGAAGACACGCGTTTCTTTGCTTATTTTCGGGTGACATAAGTAATTATTTACAGGAAACTTTCTCCATCAAGAAAAAAAACCAAAGGGCCAAAAATTTATTCCTAATTATTAAGATGTCTTACATCACCTACAAGTATCCTTAGAGTACTCTTTACAACacttaaataattttgttctcttcaacaattttttaagagTAATTTAtgcttaatttaattttaatattaatggGAAGAAAGAGCAgaattaataaagaaaatggAAGATAGGAAACATGTTTATATGAGATAATTAATAGTTCATTTAATTTGGTGGCGTTGATGCAATAAAGTCCTTCATTTTAAACTACGCATCCCATTTTCAGAGACGAGATtgggaatatatatatatatatatatatatatatatatatatatatatatatatatacattgctattatttcattttcttctaaaaaaaattgtttgctgcaaaaaaataatgtaaaaaatgaATAGTTGTATGTCAATATAGAAAAGATTATCAGgctatataaaaatatttactaaaaaattattatcggATCCCTTTCCAAATGTTAAAActcaaaaaccatttttttggCTTGAGATAGACTTATGGATCCTCACCGAAATTTGCATGATTTGCGCGTTTTTCTAGATCGTCGAAAACTACAAGTTAGTCTAGAATTGCTggattttctctctctttacaTTGAGTTTTtgctttttgttttgatttgtggTTGCATCACCAAGTGTAATGATCTTTGACAGCTTAGCATAGTTTGTTGAGTTATTTGGAAAATCACGTTGAGATAAGCATATGGGCGCAGAATTGCTAAATAATGCAATAACTATGAAGTGTGAATGGAGAAAGACGTAGAAGAGTATTGTTGGGTTTGGGGTTTGGGCTCTCTCATTCTTAGACAAAATTATAGTTGTACACAAGATAATGGGACAAGGGTTTGTGAGGTGTATTTAGTTGTCACACAATAAAGGTAAAGAAGATGCCAATGTCATCATAATAATCATAGGAGCGCGTTCACTCATTTCAAttcataatgataataataataataataataataataataataataataataataataataataataataataataatgcatGTGACTCTGCCTTTAAAATCCAGGATAAGAATACAATTCCTCCTCCAATGGAAACCAAAAGAAAGCtaacattttaaaagaaattcaaagCCTGTTTATTTCAAATGACTACCCTCTTACCAAGGTTGATAAAGACCACAATAAATTTGATAACTAACTCAACCAAAGGAGTAATTGTTCCTCCATACATACCATTACTACTATTTGCTgttattcaatttatttatggGGACTCAAATTTGCAGATGTAAATATACAACTGTTCAAATTATATACCTGCGCTATCTGCGGCACTGAGGctggaaaagaaaaaacaatctCCCTTTTCAAATTTTGCTATATGCTCCTATAACAAAAAACAAAgtgttacttttttttctcataaacAGATACTCTTAGGGGCATCCACTGTCTTTCCCCATTTTTCATCttcatattcttttattttttgtgaTAAAATGGCCCTATTAGTTTTTCTACTATTTTTTTCCTCAATTTCAACAAAGCGTGTGCTGGAAAGAGAAAAGGGAAACACGGAGGGCCAGCACATGGGACAGATGCTACCCTCCTTCCCTCTCAAGCCACACATCCCAAAATCCAAACACACACTCACATTTTTACCCTTCCCTTCCTACAAATTATTTCAAATACCATCTCAATTGCCACCAAGTTTTATGTAATATTTCCATTTCTAATTGAAAAAAACACAGTTAATACATAGTATTGCATCAAGATGGATCATAATACTAAATGAACGaaatagtttttcttttttttccaaaagcaaaagaaaatatcaataaattcatattGCCTTCCAAACCAAACACTGCCACCATGTAAGTCTATCAAATCAATGAATTACCCCTAAATTTCTCTTTCATTTCCGACACGAAAAGAAGGAATACAGGCACTCAAACAGAAACCACCGACGAAATTGacaagaataaataataaaagaaaaatatgaataatgaTGACAAATTTCACACATCCAAATCgcaacaaataataataataaacaataatatgTGTACCTAAGATTAAATTGAATTACAATACAGATACAAACGGCGGCAATTAGATTTTATTCATGTCTacttctctttctcttctctaCTTGTATATATGTAGTAGCGTGACATTATGACAACAATGATTTTCAtcaattacaaaaattaaaattaaaattaaattaaataaaatgagaGGAATAACAGTTTTTTTTCAACGTCTGCATCGGGTGATAGCGCTGCATCCGCGACTGTAGGGGTTGGCCTGAGCGCCGGGCCGGCAATTGTAGTAGGAAGCGCCGCGTCGCGAGCAAGGGACTGTGTTCCTCCTCAGCGCACCATAGCTTATGTAGGTCTTTCCTGCCAGAATGCGCCGGCTGGTCTCGGAGTCCATCAGAAACTCGGCGTCGTCGTCGGCGGCGGCGAGGAGGCCGCACTCGGCGACGGATCCACGACATTCAGACTTGACAGGGAGGAAGAAGGCGCCGAGGTCGGCGGTGAATTCGAGAGTGGACGATGAGGATTGGGCGAGAATCGCACATGCGAGGAAGAAGGCACAGAAGAAGGTTGTGGAGGTTCCCATGGTTGATTTGAGTTGGCAAAACACAGGATAAAGATGCTCTCCTCTCTCACCTTATATGCAAAGCTTTACGCCAAAATGTCCTCAGATGTACATCTTATTTACGATGGCTGCCACTTTGCTTTAACCCACTCCTACTTTCTGCACACCCTAATTTTCTACTCCAACACCGGTTTTAACTTTCTACAATCCAAGATAGCTACTTCTGTGAAAGTGTTCAAGTAGGAGAAgaatttaagaaagaaaaaatgagtGGAACCATTCGGATATCAGGTATTATTTAGGCTAATTGAAGGTGTTCCAGTTGTTAGTGGGAGCGTGACGCCTCATACAAAATCCATgcttttaataaaataactttgCTAAAACCTAATAATATAGGTGCTACCATGTCATTAGTTTTTCacttaaattatgtttttaactCAAATGATTGCTTTATAGATTCTGGTGTTAATGTTCATGTGAGTTCTTTGTATCAGGAAACAATTTATATTAGGAAACAAGTATGGCAAATGAGAGCATGACACGTGTTCAGGAGAGGGTCAAGTGAAATTAGACTTCTTTTCTAGAAATTATCTTATTAAATGGAGTCTTTAATGTTTCTGAAATTAGAAAAACAAATCTAATTAGTACTTTCTTGTTGGTCCAACCAGGTTACAAATTGTTTTTAGTACATTTTAGTCCAGGAGTGTTGTTTTTATTATGTATGGTGTTTTATTTGTAATGGTGAAAAAATCTTAAAGTGTTGTCTTGCAAaggttaatatatttaataaaaataaataaaattagaaaaagttGACTATGTTTTTATTGGCTCGTCATTGTATATcactatttatagatttttgttattaattttgaaGTGATTTGAAATTTCTAACAATACTACtacttatataaaaatattgtttttttggaaaatgttttttcttttgaagataaattaattttgagtATGAATAATGAGATTTAAGTCATTACATAACTTATTAAATATTGTATGAAATATACTTTTCACCAGGTAACATTCAtctatttatctatttataaaggtgagtgaaaatattattcatataacGACTTTTTAGGTTAATTTTGTCTTAACCTAACAATATGGAGTAACTAGAGcattaattgatttttaatcaTTATTCATACATACTAGTCATTTTAGGTTAATATGACCTCAATCCATCATCATCTTGACCATGTATAACATACTAGTCCTAGGTTTAAAAGAAGTTTAGCATGAATAATCCTAGTGTTTGTATGATCTCGATTAGTCCTCTTAGTCATCCATAGTACACTAGTTCCTCAAATTTGACAGGTTTAATCCCTTTAGAGATTAAACCTTGGTCGACCATTTCAaccatatataaaatttgtatgtcCTCGGTTGGGCATCTCAACCATGTATAATACACCTTCCTTCATTATTTTTGAAATAGAACGCCCTTAGGTGTTTTATCTTGAATAATTCAAATTGTACATTTTATGTTTAGATATGTTTGTTAATATTGACTAAGTGAAAAATCAAAAtaccaaaatatttaaaagatttaACCAAAATGTATGTAATATTGTCTAgtattcataaatttaattaatgttttatgAAACATCAAACTATTTTAAccaacaaattttaatttatttatgaaatttatatatttagttagtttCATACATCTTAAACTATAAATTCATAAGATCATTGAAAGGTgactttatatattatttaagagtattattacaaaatatattttcaaataagtaatttattatttatattttgtatacATATAAATGGACATATACATAAtgcatatattaaataataatataaaacttaTAATTACTAATAGTTTTTCTTTACactgtgtttggattgggggtGGCACTGTAGCCGTATATGGATGAGCGGTGTCACCCCCGTTTGGATCTACTGATGGTGGAGGGTGAGGGTGAGGGTGAGGGTGAGTGGAAAGTTGGCCAAAATGAAGGACCTTTGAGAAGTGAAGAGAAAAGAGAGTGTGTGGGAGTGAAAGCCACGTAGGATGAGTGGAAAGTCATTTATGTCCTTAGTTTTGTGCTTTATTTTGGATGTATATGGGCTGGCCTTTCAGCAACGTGGAAGCATGCATGCACAGTGGTGTGAGCAAGCTTTTCAACAAGCGCATGAGATTTTTGACCATGGTTCAGGAATCTCTTTGACCAACTTCAATGCGAAATGAATGCATAGTTAAGTTGGTGAGAGAGTGGATGGATCGTAATAAAGAGAGTGATGCACCATTATATAGGTGGTTACGAACCTCACAAAGCACAGACAGTTCTTCATTCGTGAGTAAGCTTGTAGAGGGTTTATAGAGAGCTTGGAGAGGGTCGTGAGTAAGCATAGTGGCAGGAGAGTGCGCTTGGTTCTTCGTCTTTGACCTCAAGTGAGCTTTCTGTCAATTTTGTTTCGTGCATAACCAATTAGCACTG encodes:
- the LOC137806886 gene encoding protein RALF-like 33, which translates into the protein MGTSTTFFCAFFLACAILAQSSSSTLEFTADLGAFFLPVKSECRGSVAECGLLAAADDDAEFLMDSETSRRILAGKTYISYGALRRNTVPCSRRGASYYNCRPGAQANPYSRGCSAITRCRR